The genomic segment GAGTGTCTTGATCTGCTGTGACGTTTAACCCTGATCCGAAAACTCCCGGGATctgatttgatttaatttgtttttctttgatttGAAGTTTTAAAGTGACGGATGAAGGGAAATGTGGAGAATTTAAGGTAACAGTGTGGCTGGCCCATGAAGGACTTTTTGCTCCCATCTAATTATCTTATTATAGTCAACATGAGAGATGGAGGAACAGACCGATCACATTCTCTGCTTGTAACACGATCTCTAACACGCCTCTGTGACACATAACCATTATTATGTTAAGCTACTTTTGTATGTTTTTCAACTAATGATAAATTGGTATTTGGGGCAAGCCAATTAATCATTATAACTTAATAACCTTATGTTTGGCCATTTTGAGATTATCCATACTGGATTTGTATGGATTTTTCTTattctttttatattatttataccaTTTTAGGCATAAAATCATTATCCCccaaatgatataaatattacaaaaaagatatataaaatatttgattaataaataaaattattcatcATAATAAAACCattcataaattaaatatattattagggctgcaacaattaattgataaaaaataatgtccttttttttattatcatttttaatatggTGATTTTAAACTGCCTTTCTGCTTCAGAATGGCTGACaaactgtttttaataatgtaaggcttagttttaaaacattttcacataATGTATAACAGCCATGGATACTTTCACTATACTTGTTGTCATAACCTTCAATTTGCACAGTTTTTGGAGGAcaacactgtttttatttaaagaaatactTGACATATCAattgattaccaaaataatttttagGTAAATAATTCTAGAAATGCTATAATCATTActtaaaaacaacagaagtcTGTTATTCCCCCATTTAATTGGGTAAACTGTGAGTGTAAGAAATGGCACTAAGGGCAACTGTATTTACATCTCTTCAGGGATCCGCATATTGGCTGTAATAATAAATGGGAGATGAATGATGATATTATCCTGAGGGCTCATTCAGATATTCAATGTTGTATCCTGGTCTAGCTGTGGGATGTTTAGTACAATACCAGCTCTGTCTAATGATGTTGTGTTGAGAGGTCATCTTGGCCTGCTGTGGACGGAGGGGAAACAGCTGTGCTTTGCCACACATTGAGAAGAGAAGGCTGTTTAAAACCTTTTATAACCAGCTCTCCCTCGCCGATAGAGCTTTGTGGTGGTTATGGATGGAGGCAGTGTGAAAGGTTATCAGGCTAAAGGCTTGAAACCTCTAGGGCGTCTTTATCATGGTCGCTGAGGTGAGTTGAGTGAGAGGTGTGACTCTGTCAGTGCAGTAAAAGCCACCAGGGAAAACCCTTGGGAATGATGCTAGTTAGCTTGTACTTACACCTAACACCTACAGTGTAGTGCAAGAGGTCAAATCTTTAAGTAAGCGGTCCCACAAATGAGGTTCATCTGTCGGCCACAGCCACTCAGATTCACTCTAAATGCAGCTGAAACAAGCCGTTATCAATAAATCAATTGAGAACTGTCACATAAAAGCACAAGAAATATATAACTACTTGTTGCCGAATGGGGGGGCTCGTCCAGAATTCATCTTATCTGACTCTTCTTATCAGTTTCCTCATTTGGTGGCATGCAGAAAATGACCCTGCAGAGGTAATATTTACCTCACCGTGACTCTTTACTACACAGGGTTGTGATGGTCTCTACCTGAGTTCTGTTTACACATTCCTTCTCTCTTTTCCTTACATAACTTCCGCTCATGTCAGCAGGATGGCTCATGTTCCCAGTTTGGAGGGATTCctgaattctgtcattactcataGTGACGTCAGATCTTCTACGCTCAATCCTTGCTCAGTACCTGAGAAGATTCACAGGAACTTCCTGGAATATTGACACGCTAATGTCAGCTTTGCACAGGTGACTCAGCCTCAGAGTGAATCCCTCCGGGCTGCTAGGAGCAGGAAATGTTGGTTTTGATCTATTTAGAGCTGTCAGTCTCCAATCACAAAGGCCTCACATAGACAATCTGACATCCAGGAGCTTCGCATCAGTGCTTCAAGCCTGGCACCTGTACAACTAGGACAGTCATCACCATTACTATTCTTCCCTTCCATAGCGAAGCACAGTAACTatacattttgtcaaaattatgacaattttgggTAACTTAAGATTGAAATTTGGTCTCTTAGACTAATCTATCTAgtgacaaaaaatgtaaaaattaataatgaattaatcaaaattaaatgaaaagcaATTCATTTTGTGTGTTCTTCATTAAAAATTGATGGAAATGAATATAGGATTTCATCTGAATCATTTTGAAAGAATTTTAAGTGAATTGTTAAATGTTATTGATAAAATGATGTGTATTAACCAACagtaatattatagtaataatattatgttaatttaaataattttaagtcatcATGTGGCCTGCTTGAAAGTTTGAGGCCCCATTATTGTGGGCCCCAGCCCTCTTGTTGAGAACCAGACTGCTTAAAGTTAAATTTTAAGTAAAGTAAAATTTTGGCACATAACGCATGTGCTATAAACATGAATGATGCCTCAAATGGTGCAGTTTTTTGAGGAAAGATGTGATGTCATGTTTCTAGCTAAACTGGTCTTATTTTTACCTGTAAGATAAAACATGTCAAAATATAATGGGCAATAAAAGAGGAACATCTAAGGATGTTGGtgccgatagcctcgtgggcagcatgCCAATATATAGCACTGTTGCGCTTCAGGCGACCCAAGTTCGAGTCCTGGCTCGTGGACATTTCCCAATTCCGTCCCCCCTAAGGACCTGATTCATAGAGACTGGGCTTTTTTTTGATTTGAGTCAGTAAGCTACCTAGCAACCctccagaacatcctagcaaccacatagcaatagCAAATATTTTCCCCTCTCACGTGTATCTCTCATGTCGGGCCTGTTGTCGCAGCAGTAATTGATAGATATCCTTAAAGTAGCAGATCCCTTTCAGTCACGCAGAATTCCCCTCTAATTACATTGCGGAGTTTCTTTCAGCCAAATTGGTGAGGTCATTTTTTTACTTTGTCTCTGCAGCTGTAGACCGCCGCGCTCGACCAGCCCTCACCCAATTCGCCAGTGGTTTTTAGGATTAGCTTATTTGCATCACATTTTCCTCCATGTAGTGTActatcattaaatcattaaacattaataaaatgaacattgGAAATTATACATCCATTCAGGTTTAAAAACACCCACAAAAACATCACTGTTATATGCCACGCTCAAGCCGTTAGCAAACATTTTCCATTCACGTTTTTTGCGGCTCAATCAACAGTCCAGTACACCACTAAAAGCTGTGGGGAACATTACATCAGCTCTCAGAAATCAAGACCAGATCTTTATTTTGTGCCCAGAAAGGTTTTCTTTGGAGATGCCTGTGTGTTTCTGTGGTTGTGGCAGTCTGCCGTGGGTGTGTGTCGCTCTAAGTGTGTGTATTCCTGGCTATCCCCACGTCCTCAGTGTTCTGGGTCCAGTTGGCTCACTGCTGAAATGCTTCTGTTATCTCAATCAGTTCACACCACGCTTGTGCCCAAAGCTGGGCTGTTCGTGCCACTCTCGCCCCTGTGGCCGTCACATTCCACTGTGCGTCTGCTTCTGTTTGGGGATATTATTTTACATGAGAAGTAAACACTTTAATGGTTTTGGGATCACTGTGTACTGTTAGATGAGCGTGATTTCCACTCCTGTTGGACAGAGTATATCATTGCTGTAAACAGTGGTTCTCAGCTGGTGGGTTGCAACCCAAAATTGGGAACCAAGCTCTGCTTATTACAGTCTGCACAGGAGAGCTGTATTTTTTGCTTATTCAAAGATCAGGTTCAGACCTTTACACTCTTGATTTAATAACACtgactgttaaatgtaatctttagcagatctcaaaatatcaatttttcaaaatttaacaaaattcaACAATTAAATGTTATCAGCCATACAGTGAAAATACTGGTAACTATAATAATGTTTCCAATAACATCTCTTGTATATAGTTTAAGTGGGAACCACAGGCCTATGCTACATTTGCTGTATGCTGTTTGCGTGCTTATCTGATGACTAGCTCTAGGGTGCGTTTACATGGTGCACTGTATTCCGATAACAATTGGTTTAAAAGTCCATTCCAAATAAAAATGCTCCATATAAACACCTCAATCGgaataaaaatgcccaaacCGATTGAAATTTCATTCGAGTTGAGAGGGGTGGAATAAACCTTTTCTAATCTATTCGATaggacatgtaaacacttgacCGGATTGACAAcagaaactgaaaagttttgcTCATGTGCAATGATGTAGAAATGGTGTAATGACGAACTGACGGAACAAGCTGATGTTGTTGTTGAATATAATAAATGACTGTGGTGTCAATATAAATTTCTCTTTCGACTCATCGTCTGTGAAGTGGTGCAGGACAGCGTTGTCCCACGAGTGCTTGCTTCGGACTCTCATCTACAGGCGCGTTGTTTTGGGCACGGGAATGGGCATCTTTACTGCTTGATTAATATAAGCTTCTCGTGTGCTCATTGTCTCCTAATTAGGACCCGAAATAGATAAAGTCTGCTTTATACAACAAAGAAAATGAGGATGTTATTATGCAACAAAACAGCGGGAAACTCTGAATATTCATGCAGTGTGCGCATGTCAAACGATTAAATCCGATTTTGACATATAAACTCGATCATCAACCCGATCATTTTATTTagcattcatgtaaacactatgTTTGGATTAATTTGAAAGCATTCCAATTGAAACAAAAAGTGTCTATGTAAACGTGGCTATTGTTATCCATATTTGTCCCTGTAAGCCCTCATGCTTGTGGTCTATGTTCCCTGTGGAAGAGCTTTCCTCCATGTTGGTGTCTGGTAAACGCCAGTGTAGCACTAGGGAATACAGAGATGTGGAGGGGAAGGAATGATGATCCATTTTGGCTTTTGGACACTAGAGCTGCCTCACCCTTAACAGCATGGCAGGGTCCTGAGCAACTGTGCCTTCTATTAAAAGCCTGGCCATTGAGagacagctgtgtgtgtgtgtgtgtgtgtgtgtgtgtgtgtgtgtgtgtgtgtgtgtgtgtgtgtgtggatcatCATCTAAATGCACCACAGAATTTGACCTGGATAAGCATTTATTCCATTACTCTGTCCATAAGCCTCTTATAAGACACAATAATAGATAGAGGCATGCCAAGCATGTTTAAATGGTTCTATTTCCATAGTAATGGAAACACCGCAACACAAGACATTTCTCAGTGCCAGTGCTAACCTACTTTTAACGTACCTGTCACTCTGCTGTCTCAGTCTCGTAGTCACGTATGAGTCAGAGTCACGTATCTgaatgatgcaaaaaaaaaaaacccccacaaTGGAATCATTAGTGGTCACAGTAATGGTTTTTAATCTTGTATCCAAAGCAGATTCACAGAGTTTTACTTAGGGCCCTCAGAATTGTAGGACCGGCACTGGCTAAAGGTAAATAACCTGAAGAATAGTGCACATGTTTTTAGTTCATAGATTAAAAGATTGaatcttgggatttaagaatcgacattggttcatcaaaatgagaatggagaaatcaatatttttaaccCAGGCCTAATAATTAGCATGACattaaagttaaaatgatttacCACTTGAAACCTGTTTTACTTGCGTAATGTGAGAGAAAAAGGATATTTAAAGAGGAAAAATATAGAGCATGGTTCGGTTTCATCCATTGGGAATGGATTAGATTGTGAAAAGTGGGCGTTCCAGACCAAAATCGAGTcaaaatgaatgtgaaattGTTAAAACAATAGCTACATGTGATTATACATTCGTCTGTGTAGCCAAAGTGACGGCAGCAGAAAAGGAAATTCGCTTCAGAGGAAGAGCATGCTACTACATTTTAACAATTTACAAAGCCACACAATTTTTAGTATCTGGAAAAACATTCACTgataaaatattcacaataaTACACGGAACatgcattaagaaagtaaatggggTCAACGTTGATTTCATGTTGGAAATAATTGCAGTGCAAGCCAAGGAGCTCGTTTAAGCAATTGAGGCTATTTATTGTTCAGTCTTTGGGGCGAATGTCAGTAAGGTTATTAACAGTTTTCTCTAAAGGCAATTCACTCTGTTCTGTAATTTAGTTTAAAACTAtatttagggtttttttttgtttttttttaagtgaacttgCTTGGTAAGAGAATATGTCTATCTTTCTATTGTACAGTCTTTTCTATCTTATTAGTGGAAGACAGGGAGGGGGAGCGTAACGAGGATGAGGGCCTAGACACAAAGTCATGCTAtaaaaagattaattaaaaatgtgtatttgaatataatgatgatgatggtgagaaATGGCAATGAGCAAGCCTCTCAGCGCTTGTGATGATGTAATCCAAACCTTTAATGCAGTAACAAAAAGGAGAATAGGGAAGGGAAAAATTGCCTTCACTCCCCTGACACTGAGGATCAAGAGAATATGAAAGCATCATAAGTTGtgaagacagagagagtgagagaagaGTCTAAATTTGAGCCAGAACTGATTTGAGAGCAGCTTTCTAGTCTGTGTATAGTCTGAAGGTAAGGGTTTTACTACATTATATGAAACTAGCTTGTCTGAGTCAAGCTGTGTGGATGCTCATGAGTGTTTCAGACAGATTTAAATGAGCCCTTGGCTTAAATCTAGTCTGAGACCAGAATATAAAACATGATAATCTGCCTATAATGTACTCTAAAGACACTACACAAAGCGCCTTTGTACGCTCTTGAACACTGAACAAGTGGAAAGGaggacatttaaatattttcataaaacgCCACTGTTTGATGTAATTGAATGTAAAAGATTGCAGCTGTTCTTTAGCTCTgcccttttcttttttgtttcttttcaaaGAATCACATTTGAATGAAAATTCAGTAGGAGTGTTTGTTGTGAGTGGGGGGAAGGGTGCAATTGGTCAGAATTCCAAccctcagccaatcagagatcATCTGCTGGCTTACTCCTTTCTCCTCCTCTTGTGCGTGCAACACTTTTCTCTTTCCTGATTGGCTGCTCACACATGCAGCATCTGGAGGCTTTAAGAGTGTAGTGGGAGGGGCCAGACAGTGCATTAAAACCAAACGTCTGCCCCCATTCGCTCTAGAGTACTCCAGTATCTGTTATGTGTGGAGCAGAGGGAGTGAAAGGAGGTCCTCTCTTTGCCTACCCATGTCTGACagcatctttctctctctctccttcctccAGGAAAAGAGTGCAGGATTTCAAGAAAAAGAGTTTCAGGTTTTCAAGGAGTGTTTTACAAGTCTGAGACATCTGGAGATTGAAAGGAAAGGACTGAGCCACCGTTTCACCAGAACTATTCTGATAACATTTCAGCTGCGAAGAGCTCACTTCAGGATCTGCCCCGTCCTGGTGGGTCACTCAGCCGGACTGATGTGGAATGCGACCCTTTATGACCCCATCCCATGGGCCTCTATTCAATGAGCCGGACTCGGGAGAGAGCAGATAATAGAGGCAAGAGGCCGGCACACAAAAAAGAGTGaaataataacagcagcaggaGTGTTCAGACTGGTAAGAgagttaaaggggtccttgaagGTGGGGAAAAAAGAGCTTAAAATACAAAGGAGAAGGAATAAAGAGACCTGTGACTACAAAAGTCTTTCTTGGGACGACATTCAAAAGACATTCTTGATTGCAAAGAAAACTTTGACCCTTAGTCTTCATTTCACCTCTTAAATTAATCCCACTGCTACCCATCATGCCAGTGGAGACCCTCCGTCCTACAGATGGCCGTCTTACTGGGGGTCCATTCACCTCTGCCATGCCTTTCCGTATCCTCAATAAAGGCCCCGACTACTTCCGTAGAGCGCCTGAGACAGGAACACGGAAGCTGAGTGCAGTTGAGCGCCTGGAAGCGGACAAGGCCAAGTACGTAAAGAGTCAACAAGTAGCACTCACTAGACAAGAACCTGTGAAACCCCCAATCATCCGCAAACCACTGTTATCACCAAGCATGATGATGCAATGCAGAATAAACACTCCACCAGCGAGGAAGATTACCCGGCGGCTACTTGAGACAGAGAACGGACCGGACCATGGCATGAGCAGAGGACCACAACTCAACCTGGAAGTACTGAATAATCTAATCAATGTCTGCGATGGGCCGCTTGCCTCCTCCCCTACCCCTTCCTCTCCTTCTCCTTCAGCCTCCTCTCCCTCTTCTGGGGGTCACAGTGTTGGTAGTGGACAATCTGCAGAACCTCAGCACTGCATCAACTTCAAAGCACACCTTGCCTCAACGCCCAACTCCTCTCGCACCTCTTCTCCTCTTAACAATAAATCCTCACCTACAGAGCCCAGCCGAAGGCCTCCTCCGGTCCCTGCCAGAGCTCCCAGATTGGTACCACAAGGTAGTTACGGAACCCCCAACTCTGTAACTGTGCGGCGGGTGGATGTGCGACCGCAGGCGGAGAGCAGAAAACCTCAGAGATTGCCTCTACAACCCAAACCTAGACAAACCCAAGTAGCTCAACCACAGATAGCCCAGCCACAGGCACCTCCCACACCTCCTGCTCAGCAGCAACCTTCGGCAGCACACCCTCCATCCCCCTGCATACCCTCCAGCCCACTGTTTCTGCGCCCTGGCATTCTGCCCCCGGCTTCCCCTGCTTTCACTCGCCTTTCTTCAGCCAGCTCTCGAGGGTCACGTCCAGGTTCAACCCGGAAGCACCCCTCCCTCCATCGGTCCAAGTCAGACTTGAGCGATCGCTACTCTCGAGCCACAGCTGACCTGGAGCGCTTCTTCAACTACTGTGGGCTGGACCCAGATGAGGTGGAAGGAATGGGTGGCGTGGAGCGTTTCGCACGGGCCAATTCGGACATTGTTTCAGTCTCCAAGCTCCGCAGCGTCAGTACTTCTAGCTCAGAGTGCGGGGAAGGACGGCGAGGGGAAGAGGAAGATGACGATGACGATGGGCCCATCAAGCCTAGTGAGCGGGTTCCTTACGGCATCTCAGTCATCGAGAGGAATGCACGCGTCATCAAGTGGCTCTACGGTATCCGACAAGCACGGGATGCCTCACAAAACATCTCCAATGTCTAGGAGCTTCTCTCTGGCTGTCTACCAACCCAGGAGTACCAGACATAGACAATATAAATGGAACAGACTTGCTGTAGCATTCAGTTGATGTTTATCACACACCGAATATTTATTACGTTCTTGTTTGAAGGCTCTGACAAATATTTGTCTTGTTTGTATTTGCCTTACTATAAAGATAATGTTCATGATGTTTGTCACATAGAATTTACATGGACGTC from the Ctenopharyngodon idella isolate HZGC_01 chromosome 22, HZGC01, whole genome shotgun sequence genome contains:
- the wu:fa11c10 gene encoding protein FAM110A, translated to MPVETLRPTDGRLTGGPFTSAMPFRILNKGPDYFRRAPETGTRKLSAVERLEADKAKYVKSQQVALTRQEPVKPPIIRKPLLSPSMMMQCRINTPPARKITRRLLETENGPDHGMSRGPQLNLEVLNNLINVCDGPLASSPTPSSPSPSASSPSSGGHSVGSGQSAEPQHCINFKAHLASTPNSSRTSSPLNNKSSPTEPSRRPPPVPARAPRLVPQGSYGTPNSVTVRRVDVRPQAESRKPQRLPLQPKPRQTQVAQPQIAQPQAPPTPPAQQQPSAAHPPSPCIPSSPLFLRPGILPPASPAFTRLSSASSRGSRPGSTRKHPSLHRSKSDLSDRYSRATADLERFFNYCGLDPDEVEGMGGVERFARANSDIVSVSKLRSVSTSSSECGEGRRGEEEDDDDDGPIKPSERVPYGISVIERNARVIKWLYGIRQARDASQNISNV